One Drosophila willistoni isolate 14030-0811.24 chromosome 2R unlocalized genomic scaffold, UCI_dwil_1.1 Seg167, whole genome shotgun sequence DNA segment encodes these proteins:
- the LOC6642006 gene encoding uncharacterized protein LOC6642006 produces the protein MTKQTKTPQKQNETQSNTSLTPVQFLDRQPSPSSINHDANLATCKSRLDILIKQLQDNYAKWQLAQQRGTAICYAIEAKKTKCLEKLDTEDQENVSCYPDDLILPCRKLAIIATIFIDIANNTKDCLRQLRALSKMPGAAGDTIFYRSWKLPQFVAFTKELSERYEQEALVKQKVMESIAHCMDRCDLIAETTQWEYPEHTDGYVKLGFLLLNEEVK, from the exons AtgaccaaacaaacaaaaaccccacaaaaacaaaatgagacGCAATCAAACACATCACTAACACCAGTGCAAT TTCTTGACAGACAGCCTTCGCCATCATCCATCAATCATGACGCCAACTTGGCCACCTGTAAATCACGTCTAGATATCCTAATCAAACAACTCCAAGATAATTACGCCAAATGGCAACTAGCCCAACAGCGTGGCACCGCCATTTGTTATGCCATTGAAGCCAAAAAGACCAAGTGCTTGGAAAAGCTTGATACCGAAGACCAGGAAAACGTCAGTTGCTATCCAGATGATCTGATCCTGCCCTGCAGAAAGTTAGCCATTATAGCCACAATATTTATAGATATAGCAAATAATACAAAAGATTGTCTGAGACAATTAAGAGCTCTGAGTAAGATGCCAGGAGCGGCAGGTGATACAATATTCTATCGCAGTTGGAAACTGCCTCAGTTTGTGGCCTTTACTAAAGAGCTGTCTGAACGATATGAGCAGGAGGCGTTGGTCAAGCAAAAGGTGATGG AAAGCATTGCCCATTGCATGGACCGTTGCGATCTTATAGCTGAGACCACTCAATGGGAATACCCGGAGCACACGGATGGCTATGTAAAGCTCGGCTTCCTCTTATTAAATGAAGAAGTTAAATAA
- the LOC6642392 gene encoding uncharacterized protein LOC6642392 isoform X1, which produces MAISKWKCWKRTLVACRYCCILIRLFKIYHLHSKIDNSMSSETGMDYPNIPPAVQFSANKQFHSHTQQQEQDRAFIGNSKNIHAERETIKTLMRSANPQSNSSNNDNVPDDLGIRDLASLTAGDLEQFGFTMPSEQNELLQIFSKLPNQDPSYDYICQTDAAKEYNSQIIGNCSNHLMYLRSSLAATNYKLMSKQPEDVIVNEKRYASRFVLEALKSVKMIAEELSLDIKNIEEFHDNAKQKQQQQELQRKSQLKKCSKKKLNLLTCIYYSSLALGLSCATWWWWSKHHFTSTPKANLDIISF; this is translated from the exons ATGGCCATCTCTAAGTGGAAGTGTTggaaaagaactttagttgccTGCAGATACTGCTGCATTTTGATCCGgctatttaaaatttatcatTTGCATAGTAAAATCGACAACAGCATGTCTTCAGAGACTGGGATGGATTATCCAAATATACCACCAGCTGTACAATTTTCAGCCAATAAACAATTCCATTCACACACCCAACAGCAGGAGCAAGACAGGGCTTTTATTGGAAACTCTAAGAACATACATGCAGAACGTGAGACTATTAAAACTTTGATGCGTTCAGCAAACCCGCAGTCCAATTCGTCCAACAATGATAATGTACCCGATGATCTGGGTATTCGTGACTTGGCTTCGCTAACCGCAGGAGATCTGGAGCAATTTGGGTTTACAATGCCATCGGAACAAAACGAGCTATTGCAGATTTTTTCCAAGCTACCCAATCAGGATCCAAGCTATGATTATATTTGTCAGACAGACGCGGCCAAGGAATATAATTCGCAAATTATTGGAAATTGCTCCAATCATTTAATGTATTTGCGTTCCTCCCTGGCCGCTACCAATTACAAATTGATGTCGAAACAGCCGGAAGATGTGATTGTTAACGAGAAGCGTTATGCCAGTCGTTTTGTCCTGGAAGCTTTGAAAAGTGTTAAAATGATAGCCGAAGAGTTATCCTTGGATATCAAGAATATTGAAGAGTTTCATGacaatgcaaaacaaaagcagcaacaacaggaGCTACAACGAAAGTCTCAGTTGAAAAAATGCAGCAAG AAGAAGTTGAATTTGCTGACTTGCATCTATTATTCAAGTCTGGCCCTGGGACTCTCTTGCGCCACTTGGTGGTGGTGGTCTAAACATCATTTTACATCTACTCCCAAAGCCAATTTGGACATTATCTCCTTTTAA
- the LOC6642392 gene encoding uncharacterized protein LOC6642392 isoform X2 has translation MAISKWKCWKRTLVACRYCCILIRLFKIYHLHSKIDNSMSSETGMDYPNIPPAVQFSANKQFHSHTQQQEQDRAFIGNSKNIHAERETIKTLMRSANPQSNSSNNDNVPDDLGIRDLASLTAGDLEQFGFTMPSEQNELLQIFSKLPNQDPSYDYICQTDAAKEYNSQIIGNCSNHLMYLRSSLAATNYKLMSKQPEDVIVNEKRYASRFVLEALKSVKMIAEELSLDIKNIEEFHDNAKQKQQQQELQRKSQLKKCSKKLNLLTCIYYSSLALGLSCATWWWWSKHHFTSTPKANLDIISF, from the exons ATGGCCATCTCTAAGTGGAAGTGTTggaaaagaactttagttgccTGCAGATACTGCTGCATTTTGATCCGgctatttaaaatttatcatTTGCATAGTAAAATCGACAACAGCATGTCTTCAGAGACTGGGATGGATTATCCAAATATACCACCAGCTGTACAATTTTCAGCCAATAAACAATTCCATTCACACACCCAACAGCAGGAGCAAGACAGGGCTTTTATTGGAAACTCTAAGAACATACATGCAGAACGTGAGACTATTAAAACTTTGATGCGTTCAGCAAACCCGCAGTCCAATTCGTCCAACAATGATAATGTACCCGATGATCTGGGTATTCGTGACTTGGCTTCGCTAACCGCAGGAGATCTGGAGCAATTTGGGTTTACAATGCCATCGGAACAAAACGAGCTATTGCAGATTTTTTCCAAGCTACCCAATCAGGATCCAAGCTATGATTATATTTGTCAGACAGACGCGGCCAAGGAATATAATTCGCAAATTATTGGAAATTGCTCCAATCATTTAATGTATTTGCGTTCCTCCCTGGCCGCTACCAATTACAAATTGATGTCGAAACAGCCGGAAGATGTGATTGTTAACGAGAAGCGTTATGCCAGTCGTTTTGTCCTGGAAGCTTTGAAAAGTGTTAAAATGATAGCCGAAGAGTTATCCTTGGATATCAAGAATATTGAAGAGTTTCATGacaatgcaaaacaaaagcagcaacaacaggaGCTACAACGAAAGTCTCAGTTGAAAAAATGCAGCAAG AAGTTGAATTTGCTGACTTGCATCTATTATTCAAGTCTGGCCCTGGGACTCTCTTGCGCCACTTGGTGGTGGTGGTCTAAACATCATTTTACATCTACTCCCAAAGCCAATTTGGACATTATCTCCTTTTAA
- the LOC6642007 gene encoding GATOR complex protein MIOS-like encodes MSGIIHGLSWFPNFPDRFVSWGQEINLYEVRSSKDDGATPKSRLPYISVNYLSNESRYQYARCVAASYHSDQPIIAVGLGDGKIGICNFRDSYDSSWEYTPRQQRMCTCLAWNEQSANILAIGHDRHRSDSCITIWDIERGVPKDTANFFGLAESANSVCWDRNQRLLIAGMSQKMIKLFDLRQNNASCQSIQTKTVHGLAVAPNGHYLCSYVDSIVMLWDLRAIDRPLRQIQSSKNHLQIAWCPTRPSLLSSLQRDSPYITLYDIRSVDNENSREIYHVKRQISPFPAKYQQTKFSNLNSLSWHTRDVERALLLADAMNIMDFRLPASLHTAYSNRTKLPFLMPPPPMAACSSPTTTTTTTTTTATAAPTIGTNSSGSSLDYTGGTSSAFNFDILEPELMKLDLEDKIRQRAIEDYGMKPDNRAFAELHLSPYLRNVWSTLKNVYCDDRLTGLKSTLGINLGHTSEALMASSRIESQILQWPDGINNSNKLTCYRSEQRHLALQLCGWPHDQELERFIDQLFANKEFSRAAMICVFHLKILYACNILSSAADTMSDPSMYRITVIALSSFNADRCSTTWRNQRSNANMQIQDPHLRAIFSFLTMEKDNFEGVLKEEGVSLADRMAFACKYLSETKLADYVKNQIQKAIECGDLNGLLLTGESLDGIDILQAYMDASFDAQTVALVVINYFRHEHFSDNRIQYWISSYLDWLNSWGLWEKRAELDIKIESIRFSARSSRTVYLSCNFCGKSVSNALLDEPRPRSTSTSTNRLSSCPSCRKPLPRCSLCLMHMGTMMNMSNGSESPASEVQGWQTKPFSKWFSWCQTCRHGGHTEHIMQWFKQNPECPVSSCNCRCFDMDGTKPNTLRDIT; translated from the exons ATGAGTGGAATTATACATGGCCTCAGTTGGTTTCCCAACTTTCCAGATAGGTTTGTCTCCTGGGGCCAAGAGATTAATTTATATGAAGTGCGCAGCAGCAAGGATGACGGTGCCACGCCAAAGA GTCGATTGCCCTATATTTCGGTTAACTATTTGTCCAATGAGTCGCGCTATCAATATGCTCGTTGTGTGGCCGCCTCCTATCACAGTGACCAGCCGATCATAGCGGTGGGTTTGGGTGATGGTAAAATTGGCATATGCAATTTTCGGGACAGCTACGACAGCAGCTGGGAGTACA CTCCACGACAGCAGCGTATGTGTACCTGCTTGGCCTGGAATGAGCAATCCGCTAATATACTGGCTATTGGTCATGATCGTCATCGTTCGGATTCGTGTATAACCATTTGGGATATTGAACGTGGTGTGCCCAAAGATACGGCTAATTTTTTTGGCTTGGCTGAATCAGCAAATTCCGTGTGCTGGGATCGCAATCAACGCCTGCTTATAGCGGGCATGAGTCAAAAAATGATTAAACTTTTTGACCTAAGAC AGAACAATGCCAGTTGCCAGAGCATTCAAACGAAAACCGTCCATGGCCTAGCTGTGGCTCCAAATGGCCATTATTTATGCAGCTATGTCGACTCCATTGTTATGCTGTGGGATTTGCGTGCCATTGATCGTCCCTTGCGTCAAATTCAATCATCGAAAAATCATTTACAAATTGCCTGGTGTCCCACACGACCTAGTCTGCTCTCCTCACTGCAAAGAGATTCGCCTTATATAACGCTATATGATATTCGCAGCGTGGATAACGAGAATTCTCGTGAGATTTATCATGTTAAGCGTCAAATAAGCCCATTTCCAGCTAAATATCAACAAACGAAATTCTCTAACTTAAATTCCTTATCCTGGCATACGAGAGATGTAGAGAGAGCTCTACTACTGGCAGATGCAATGAATATTATGGACTTTCGTTTGCCCGCGAGCCTACATACGGCCTATAGTAATCGCACAAAACTTCCATTCCTGATGCCTCCTCCGCCCATGGCGGCTTGTTCGTCACCAACTACCaccaccacaacaacaacaacgacagcGACTGCAGCACCCACAATTGGAACAAATTCAAGTGGCAGTTCATTGGATTATACTGGCGGTACTAGTTCAGCTTTCAATTTTGATATCCTAGAACCCGAACTAATGAAACTCGATTTGGAGGATAAGATACGTCAAAGGGCTATCGAGGATTATGGCATGAAGCCGGATAATAGAGCATTTGCTGAACTTCATTTAAGTCCTTATTTGAGAAATGTCTGGTCCACATTGAAGAATGTTTATTGCGATGATCGTTTGACCGGCTTAAAGTCCACTCTGGGCATTAATCTGGGACACACATCGGAGGCTTTAATGGCCAGTTCGCGCATAGAATCACAGATTCTACAATGGCCAGATGGTATCAATAATTCCAACAAACTGACCTGCTATCG AAGTGAACAACGCCATCTTGCCCTACAACTATGTGGTTGGCCCCACGATCAGGAACTGGAACGTTTCATTGATCAACTCTTTGCCAATAAGGAATTTAGTCGCGCCGCTATGATATGTGTGTTCCATTTGAAAATTCTGTATGCCTGTAATATTCTGTCTTCAGCAGCGGATACGATGAGTGATCCGAGCATGTATCGGATCACAGTGATTGCTCTATCCAGTTTTAATGCCGATCGTTGTAGTACCACATGGCGAAATCAACGATCCAATGCAAATATGCAAATTCAAGATCCACATTTGCGAGCAATTTTCTCATTTCTAACAATGGAAAAGGATAATTTTGAGGGAGTTCTTAAAGAGGAAGGCGTCTCACTTGCTGATCGTATGGCATTTGCTTGTAAATACTTGTCCGAGACCAAATTGGCCGATTATGTGAAAAATCAGATACAAAAAGCCATTGAATGTGGTGATTTGAATGGTTTATTATTAACTGGAGAATCTTTGGATGGCATCGATATACTTCAGGCCTACATGGATGCTAGTTTTGATGCTCAG ACTGTAGCCCTAGTGGTCATTAATTACTTCCGTCACGAACATTTCTCAGATAATCGGATTCAATATTGGATCTCAAGTTATTTGGATTGGCTTAATAGCTGGGGTCTATGGGAGAAGCGTGCCGAATTGGATATCAAAATAGAAAGCATACGCTTCTCGGCGAGAAGTTCGCGTACTGTTTATCTATCGTGCAATTTCTGTGGCAAATCCGTATCGAATGCCTTGTTGGATGAGCCGCGACCACGTAGCACTTCAACGAGCACAAATCGTCTATCGTCGTGTCCAAGCTGTCGAAAACCATTACCACGGTGTTCCCTGTGTCTTATGCACATGGGAACGATGATGAATATGAGCAATGGAAGTGAAAGTCCAGCTTCCGAAGTACAAGGATGGCAGACTAAACCGTTTTCGAAATGGTTCTCCTGGTGTCAGACATGTCGACATGGCGGCCATACAGAGCACATAATGCAGTGGTTCAA ACAAAACCCAGAATGTCCTGTTTCCTCTTGTAACTGCCGCTGCTTTGACATGGATGGCACTAAGCCGAATACTTTACGAGACATTACCTAG